The nucleotide window tctgtctctaacttcctctctctgtctaaacccctctctccctctctctctctaaacccctctcttcctccctctctctctctaaacccctcttcctccctctctctgtctctaaacccctcttcctccctctctctgtctctaaacccctctcttcctccctctctctgtctctaacttcctctctctgtctaaacccctctctcctctctctctctctaaaccccctcttcctccctctctctgtctctaaacccctctcttcctccctctctctgtctctaaacccctctcttcctccctctctctgtctctaacttcctctctctgtctaaacccctctcttcctccctctctctgtctctaaacccctctcttcctccctctctctgtctctaacttcctctctctgtctaaacccctctctccctctctctctctctaaacccctcttcctccctctctctgtctaaacccctctcttcctccctctctctgtctctaacttcctcccctaaacccctctcttcctccctctctctgtctctaaacccctgtcttcgtccctctttctgtctctaacttcctctctctgtctaaacccctctctccctccctctctgtctaaacccctctcttcctccctctctctctctaaacccctctcttcctccttctttctgtctctaaacccctcttcctccctctctctgtctctaaacccctctcttcctccctctctctgtctctaacttcctctctctgtctaaacccctctctccctctctctctctctaaacccctcttcctccctctctctgtctctaaacccctctcttcctccctctctctgtctctaaacccctctcttcctccctctctctgtctctaacttcctctctctgtctaaacccctctcttcctccctctctctgtctctaaacccctctcttcctccctctctctgtctctaacttcctctctctgtctaaacccctctcttcctccctctctctgtctctaaacccctctcttcctccctctctctgtctctaaacccctctcttcctccctctctctgtctctaacttcctctctctgtctaaacccctctcttcctccctctctctgtctctaaacccctctcttcctctctctctcaccttgtcTCGTCTTCCAGGGCTATACATACGGGGCCCAGCTAGAGAAGAGAGGACCTGGTCAGGAGAGATTGTACCCTAAAGGAGAGGTGGACGACATCCCGACCTGGGTTCACGACCTCGTCATCACTAAACTGGTCGCCAGCGGGGTCGTACCTGAAGGTAATAACTTTTAACCTCTAACATCCTGCTCGTTACCCCAGCCCACTTCCTGTCTCAGATTTGACCTTAACTGTGCTCCGGCCCACTTCCTGTCTCAGATTTTACCTTAACGTGCTCCAGCCCACTTCCTGTCTCAGATTCGACCTTAACGTGCTCCAGCCCACTTCCTGTCTCCAGCCCACTTCCTGTCTCCAGCCCACTTCCTGTCTCCAGCCCacttcctgttgttgttgttgttgtcctgtaGGTTTTGTGAACTCGGCGGTGATCCGACTACCAACCAGGTGGCTGCATCGTGTCACATGTCGACCCGCTCCCACTTCCTGTCTCCAGCCCACttcctgttgttgatgttgttgttgttgtcctgtaGGTTTTGTGAACTCGGCGGTGATCAACGACTACCAACCAGGCGGCTGCATCGTGTCACATGTCGACCCGCTCCACATCTTCGCCCGGCCAATCGTATCCGTGTCCTTCTTCTCGGACTCGGCCCTCTGCTTCGGCTGCCGCTTCCAGTTTAAACCAATCAGAGTGTCCGAGCCCGTCCTGGAGCTCCCTGTCAGGAGAGGAAGTGTTACTGTCCTCAGGTAGgcgaggggaggtggagagagagagagagtgagagagacagagagagtgtgagagtgtgagagagagagtgtgtgagagagagagagtgagagagtgagagtgagagtgagagagtgagagagtgtgagagagagagtgtgagagagagatggggagagagagatggggagagagagatggggagagagagatagggagaggtgtGATGtcatagtgttctctctctcctctcagtggcTACGCGGCTGATGACATCACCCACTGTATCCGCCCCCAGGACATCAAGGAGAGACGAGCCGTCATCATCCTCAGGAAGTATGTCTGTCACCATGACAACCAAGAGTTAGCAGGTTGACTGTGGCGTCAGGCTAttacactaactctctctctctctgtgtgtgtgtgtgtgtgtgtgtgtgtgtgtgtgtgtgtgtgtgtgtgtgtgtgtgtgtctctatggtgTGGTATGGGTGTGTGTGCAGGACGAGACCAGATGCTCCCCGTGTAGACCAGagcccctcccctaacccctcccccccTGAGAGACACGCCCCTCTGAAGGCCAAACGCTCTCACCGCAGAGCTGACCCAGACGCTGcacacaggtactcacacacagGACCAGAGTCCCTCCCTAACTCCTCCTACCTGAGATACAGGACTAGAGCCCCTCCCTAACTCCTCCTACCTGAGATACAGGACCAGAGCCCCTCACCTAACTCCTCCTACCTGAGATACAGGACCAGAGCCCCTCCCCTAACTCCTCCTACCTGAGATACAGGACCAGAGCCCCTCCCCTAACTCCTCCTACCTGAGATACAGGACCAGAGCCCCTCCCTAACTCCTCCTACCTGAGATACAGGACCAGAGCCCCTCCCCCTAACTCCTCCTACCTGAGATACAGGACCAGAGCCCCTCCCCTAACTCCTCCTACCTGAGATACAGGACTAGAGCCCCTCCCCTAACTCCTCCTACCTGAGATACAGGACCAGAGCCCCTCCCCTAACTCCTCCTACCTGAGATACAGGACTAGAGCCCCTCCCCCCCtaactcttcttctctctctgtcagaccgAGGGTTCTGGAGATGGATAAGGAGGAGAATCGTCACTCCTCCTCTTCGTCCCGCCTTCATCGCCGTAGCAACAGCTCCGAGAACTACTGGAGGCGGAGCCAAGACGGCGACGTGTCACGGAAGGTCAAGATGCGGCGTCACTGAACACCGGACTGGatgggctcagagagagagagagagagagagagagagagagagagagagtgtgtgagtgagtgagtgagggcgtTGGATCGTCAGTCTGTTAAACCCCCCCCTCGGATGGATGGAACACGCCACgaggctgtcagccaatcagacaCTGGCCTGAGGACAGGGGGCGGGGTTACATTAAGACTGTGGGAAGTTCTGTTGTTGCTACGCTGCCACCCCCCCCCTGTTGCTTGCTGCCCCCCCCCCATGTCCTAATAAACAGTGTTTCTGTAGGGAACTATCTCCTCCGTGGGGGGGCAGAGACCCTATGGGGGGAGATGAATGGTGTTTCTGTAGGGAACTAACTCctccgtgggggggggggggggggcagagacccTATGGGGGGAGATGAATGGTGTTTCTGTAGGGAACTAACTCCTCCGTGGGGGGGACAGAGGCCCTATGGGGGAGAAGAATGGTGATTCTGTAGGGAACTAACTCCTCcgtgggggggggacagagacccTATGGGGGAGAAGAATGGTGATTCTGTAGGGAACTAACTCCTCCGTGGGGGGGGACAGGAGACCCTATGGGGTGAGAAGAATGGTGTTTCTGTAGGGAACTAACTCCTCCGTGGTGGGGGGACAGAGACCCTATGGGGGAGATGAATGGTGTTTCTGTAGGGAACTAACTCCTCCGTGGGGGGACAGAGACCCTATGGGGAGATGAATGGTGATTCTGGTAGGGAACTAACTCCTCCGTGGGGGGGACAGATGGGGAGATGAATGGTGTTTCTGTAGGGAACTAACTCCTCCGTGGGGGGGACAGAGACCCTATGGGGGAGATGAATGGTGTTTCTGTAGGGAACTAACTCCTCCGTGGGGGGGGACAGAGACCCTATGGGGGAGAAGAATGGTGATTCTGTAGGGAACTAACTCCTCCGTGGGGGAGATGAATGGTGTTTCTTTAGGAACTAACTCctccgtggggggggggggcagagacccTATGGGGGAGATGAATGGTGTTTCTGTAGGGAACTATCTCCTCCGTGGGGGGACAGAGACCCTATGGGGGAGATGAATGGTGTTTCTGTAGGGAACTAACTCCTCCGTGGGGGGGACAGAGACCCCTATGGGGGAGATGAATGGTGTTTCTGTAGGGAACTAACTCCTCCATGGGGGGGACAGAGGCCCTATGGGGAGATGAATGGTGTTTCTGTAGGGAACTAACTCCTCCGTGGGGGGGAGATGAATGGTGTTTCTGTAGGGAACTATCTCCTCCGTGGGGGGGGCAGAGCCCCTATGGGGGAGATGAATGGTGTTTCTGTAGGGAACTAACTCCTCcgtggggggggggacagagacccTATGGGGGAGATGAATGGTGATTCTGGTAGGGAACTAACTCCTCCGTGGGGGGGACAGAGACCCTATGGGGGAGATGAATGGTGTTTCTGTAGGGAACTAACTCCTccgtgggggggggggacagaggccCTATGGGGGAGATGAATGGTGTTTCTGTAGGGAACTAACTCCTCcgtggggggggggacagagacccTATGGGGGGAGATGAATGGTGTTTCTGTAGGGAACTAACTCCTCCGTGGGGGGGGTGACAGAGGCCCTATGGGGGAGATGAATGGTGTTTCTGTAGGGAACTAACTCctccgtgggggggggggggacagaggccCTATGGGGGAGATGAATGGTGTTTCTGGTAGGGAACTAACTCCTCCGTGTCACCCTGAACCGTTATAGGGAGGTAGTATCTGTTCCTGGGTCAGTGATCTACCCTGTCTAACCGTTATAGGGAGGTAGTATCTGTTCCTGGGTCAGTGATCTACCCTGTCTAACCATTATAGGGAGGTAGTATCTGTTCCTGGGTCAGTGATCTACCCTGTCTAACCGTTATAGGGAGGTAGTATCTGTTCCTGGGTCAGTGATCTACCCTGTCTAACCGTTATAGGGAGGTAGTATCTGTTCCTGGGTCAGTGATCTACCCTGCGTTATAGGGAGGTAGTATCTGTTCCTGGGTCAGTGATCTACCCTGTCTAACCGTTATAGGGACGTTATAGGGAGGTAGTATCTGTTCCTGGGTCAGTGATCTACCCTGTCTAACCGTTATAGGGAGGTAGTATCTGTTCCTGGGTCAGTGATCTACCCTGTCTAACCGTTATAGGGAGGTAGTATCTGTTCCTGGGTCAGTGATCTACCCTGAACCGTTATA belongs to Oncorhynchus nerka isolate Pitt River unplaced genomic scaffold, Oner_Uvic_2.0 unplaced_scaffold_3506, whole genome shotgun sequence and includes:
- the LOC135566741 gene encoding RNA demethylase ALKBH5-like; translation: MSASGFSDLREKLTSMTPHRDNYKNRVTDKDDSYKNRKVKVTDGGSSNGNGRKRKHRDSSEDEVEPVESREQDCDVIEGKINEVVANGERGFTGNTPSPLRNKYFFGEGYTYGAQLEKRGPGQERLYPKGEVDDIPTWVHDLVITKLVASGVVPEGFVNSAVINDYQPGGCIVSHVDPLHIFARPIVSVSFFSDSALCFGCRFQFKPIRVSEPVLELPVRRGSVTVLSGYAADDITHCIRPQDIKERRAVIILRKTRPDAPRVDQSPSPNPSPPERHAPLKAKRSHRRADPDAAHRPRVLEMDKEENRHSSSSSRLHRRSNSSENYWRRSQDGDVSRKVKMRRH